One region of Mycobacterium riyadhense genomic DNA includes:
- a CDS encoding acyl-CoA dehydrogenase family protein: MAINLELPRKLQAVMHKTHQGVAELVRPIARKYDLKEHAYPVELDTLINLFEGASESFAFAGADALGDDEEDRDKNHNGANMAALLQTLEASWGDVAMMLSIPYQGLGNAAISAVATDEQLERLGKVWAAMAITEPGFGSDSAAVSTTATLDGDEYVINGEKIFVTAGSRATHIVVWATLDKSLGRPAIKSFIVPREHPGVTVERLEHKLGIKGSDTAVIRFDNARIPKDNLLGNPEIEVGKGFAGVMETFDNTRPIVAAMAVGIGRAALEEIRKILTNAGVEIDYDKPANVQSAAAAEFLRMEADWEASYLLSLRAAWQADNNIPNSKEASMSKAKAGRMASDVTLKTVELAGTTGYSEQTLLEKWGRDSKILDIFEGTQQIQQLVVARRLLGLSSSELK; this comes from the coding sequence GGAATTACCGCGCAAACTGCAAGCGGTCATGCACAAAACGCATCAGGGCGTCGCAGAACTGGTGCGGCCGATCGCCCGCAAGTACGACCTGAAAGAACACGCCTACCCGGTCGAACTCGACACGCTGATCAATCTGTTCGAGGGAGCCTCGGAATCGTTCGCGTTCGCCGGCGCCGATGCGCTTGGCGACGACGAGGAAGATAGAGACAAGAACCACAACGGCGCCAACATGGCCGCGCTGCTGCAGACGTTGGAGGCCAGCTGGGGCGACGTCGCGATGATGCTGTCCATCCCCTATCAGGGACTGGGTAATGCGGCCATCTCGGCAGTCGCCACCGATGAGCAGCTAGAACGGTTGGGCAAGGTCTGGGCGGCAATGGCCATCACCGAGCCGGGATTCGGCTCGGACTCGGCCGCGGTATCGACGACGGCCACTCTGGACGGCGACGAGTACGTGATCAATGGCGAGAAGATCTTTGTCACCGCCGGTTCGCGCGCCACTCACATCGTGGTGTGGGCCACGCTGGATAAGTCCTTGGGCCGCCCGGCAATCAAGTCGTTCATCGTGCCGCGCGAGCATCCCGGTGTCACGGTCGAACGTCTCGAGCACAAGCTCGGCATCAAGGGATCCGACACTGCTGTGATCCGGTTCGACAACGCCCGCATCCCCAAGGACAACCTGCTGGGCAACCCGGAAATCGAAGTCGGCAAGGGTTTTGCCGGGGTGATGGAAACCTTCGACAACACCCGGCCGATCGTTGCCGCCATGGCCGTCGGGATCGGCCGTGCCGCGCTGGAGGAGATCCGCAAGATCCTCACCAACGCCGGGGTGGAGATCGACTACGACAAGCCCGCAAACGTCCAAAGCGCGGCTGCGGCAGAGTTTTTGCGGATGGAGGCCGACTGGGAGGCCAGCTACCTGTTGTCGCTGCGTGCGGCCTGGCAGGCCGACAACAACATCCCCAACTCCAAAGAAGCGTCGATGAGCAAGGCCAAAGCCGGCCGAATGGCCAGCGACGTCACCCTCAAAACCGTCGAATTGGCCGGCACCACTGGCTATTCGGAGCAGACGCTGTTGGAGAAGTGGGGTCGCGACTCCAAGATCCTGGACATCTTCGAGGGGACGCAGCAGATCCAGCAGCTGGTGGTTGCCCGCCGACTGCTGGGCCTGTCGTCGTCCGAACTCAAATAG